The following are encoded in a window of Castanea sativa cultivar Marrone di Chiusa Pesio chromosome 9, ASM4071231v1 genomic DNA:
- the LOC142611379 gene encoding ACT domain-containing protein ACR10, translating into MGILHDDLVIIRPAEREGEASLITVNCPDKTGLGCDLCRIILFFGLSIVRGDVSTDGKWCYLVFWVQGKSTTRWSLLKKRLVGVCPSCSSASGISFYRSELQPPRPPDVFLLKFSCYDRKGLLHDVTAVLCELELTIKKVKVSTTPDGRVMDLFFITDTRELLHTKKRQEDTCGRLNDVLGDAVISCDIEMVGPEITACSQTSSFLPSAIPEDMFNLEMPDELPSGIKTSESVSITMDNSLSPAHTLVQIVCHDHKGLLYDIMRTLKDYNIQISYGRFFTKQKGKCEIDLFIVQADGKKMVDPSKQNALSSRLLMELYRPLRVAVVSRGPDTELLVANPVELSGKGRPLVFYDITLALKMLNTCIFSAEIGRHIIGDREWEVYRVLLDEGDGLFVPRNEIERGVWKMLMGWE; encoded by the exons atgggTATATTGCACGACGATTTAGTGATAATCAGGCCTGCAGAGAGAGAAGGGGAAGCAAGCTTGATTACTGTAAATTGCCCTGACAAGACCGGGTTAGGCTGTGACCTGTGTCGCATCATTCTCTTCTTTGGTTTGAGCATTGTTAGAGGAG ATGTATCTACGGATGGGAAGTGGTGCTACTTAGTGTTCTGGGTGCAGGGAAAATCAACAACGAGGTGGAGTTTGTTGAAGAAGAGGCTTGTGGGGGTTTGTCCTTCTTGTTCTTCAGCTTCTGGGATTTCCTTTTACCGCTCTGAATTGCAGCCACCAAGGCCTCCAGATGTGTTCCTTCTAAAGTTCTCTTGTTATGATCGAAAAGGGCTTTTACATG ATGTGACAGCGGTTCTTTGTGAGCTTGAGCTTACTATAAAGAAAGTGAAGGTATCCACCACCCCGGATGGGAGAGTGATGGACCTCTTTTTCATCACAGACACAAG GGAGCTTCTACACACAAAGAAGAGGCAGGAGGACACATGTGGTCGCTTAAATGATGTTCTGGGCGATGCTGTTATTAGTTGTGATATTGAAATGGTTGGTCCTGAAATTACTGCTTGTTCACAGACGTCTTCATTTCTTCCATCTGCAATCCCAGAAGACATGTTTAACTTGGAAATGCCTGACGAACTCCCCAGTGGAATTAAAACCTCTGAAAGTGTTTCCATCACAATGGATAACTCGTTGAGTCCTGCTCACACGCTTGTCCAAATCGTTTGCCATGATCACAAAGGTCTTCTCTATGACATAATGAGAACTCTAAAGGATTACAATATTCag ATTTCTTATGGGCGCTtctttacaaaacaaaaaggaaagtgTGAGATCGACTTGTTCATTGTGCAAGCAGATGGGAAGAAGATGGTTGACCCTAGCAAGCAAAATGCATTGTCATCTCGTCTCCTGATGGAGCTATATCGTCCTCTCAGAGTAGCTGTTGTCAGTCGAGGTCCCGATACAGAGTTGCTAGTTGCAAACCCAGTGGAGTTATCTGGCAAGGGTCGACCTCTTGTTTTCTATGACATAACCCTTGCTCTCAAGATGCTTAATACTTGCATCTTTTCG GCTGAAATTGGGAGGCACATTATTGGGGATCGGGAATGGGAAGTTTACAGAGTCTTGCTTGATGAAGGGGATGGCTTGTTTGTTCCTAGGAACGAGATTGAGAGAGGGGTTTGGAAGATGTTGATGGGTTGGGAGTGA